Proteins encoded within one genomic window of Actinoplanes octamycinicus:
- a CDS encoding beta-ketoacyl synthase N-terminal-like domain-containing protein: protein MREDIAVVGVACRYPQARNATEFWENLRAGRTAIGPIGDHQWEAGRYFAPDSAPGTVNSRWAGSLADADCFDHAFFSVSPREAVAIDPQHRLLLEEAWHCVEDSGLPLRLLQSARTSVSIGLSTHDHLLRSVANDKPVDVFDGVGNYANMAANRISHLLDLDGPSRTVDTACSSSLTALGQARADILHDDCEFALVGGVNLINSPWRYLAFTQSRMLSPDGRCFTFDHRANGYVPGEGVGVVLLTSVATAERLGCHVYGVLKAVATNHNGHNRSVTAPSVAAQTALIRRALRTAGVDPARVGYVEAHGTGTSLGDPIEVEALHQAYRPGPGTPLRVGSVKTNIGHVEAGSGLAGLIKVLLMLRHRTIPPTLNREVTNPVMQGAAEHVEFPDSALDWPADGPRVAAVSAFGFGGANCHAVVEEYRRTDPGPAATPPAAPVFTVAARTREALLAILAGWAGQPHPAEELCAASNQRSLRLPHRFGVPAAELPGVLARVRAGESPGPISVVTSAPDLVVLLTDTVPPGHAGRDVTPEVAAAVAGRDPDPARRRLLDRFTDALGWLDTLARRGVRPTEIIAPGPAGGAAALVHSGAVPLPEAIEALLGDGRLTTRQPPGCGVRAGAERLAPNEPTAEYLRRLLDERAATVDSVAPYLRHAAILLDHQHTFRRAVREWEKLLATRAIAIDTAIRRFDDPEMTFSADEWATIALVVNVALVRVYEAWELTPAPWLTPATHEFAVLVSRGLIDPSDAVAAFFGEADPAALAAALAERPAIRSAPLAGLPALRSATAARAAGRPVRLGDGAAAGPAAALGSAGRRGALVVLLGDPPAGLPAGLDPVRAGEPGALLLEIWRRGGDPDWSAPRSPGLPGLPGYAFDRHPHRHDDPATPRGPAAAPPRPDRPDSAPAELESLLCRLVATATKSAPALIRPDTPFADLGIDSLIIQTLNAELRSRFGDLSATLFYECPDVAAVAARLARDYDVGMPAPDAPPAATARPGRSRPVDPPPSSSIAIIGFDGRFPGADSVEEFWANLCDGHDAITEIPPSRWDHDRYFDPRRGVPEKVYAKWGGFLSDVDRFDAGYFGVAPADALFMDPQERLFLEAVRGCLEVGGYTRDRLRTAHRNEVGVFAGATVNNYQLVQHESGSGAPINSQTYAIANRVSYTWDLRGPSVTLDSACSSALHALHLAAESLRRGECSLAVAGGVNLSLHPSKYQMLARYQFLSSDGRCRAFGAGGDGYVPAETVGAFLLKPLAQARRDGDRVYGVIRGSALTHGGRTTGFTVPSPAAQTAAIDRALRQAEVDPATVSYIEAHGTGTRLGDPIEIAGLRAAFAPPGPGGPRRAIGSVKSNIGHGEAAAGVAQVAKVLLQLQHRALVPSLHAERTNPEIDFAAAPVSVQRAFAPWDPVAMGFGDVPRRAGVTSIGAGGTNVHLVLEEA from the coding sequence ATGCGCGAGGACATCGCTGTGGTGGGCGTCGCATGCCGTTATCCGCAGGCACGGAATGCGACGGAATTCTGGGAGAACTTACGGGCCGGCCGGACCGCCATCGGCCCGATCGGCGACCACCAGTGGGAGGCCGGCCGGTATTTCGCGCCGGACTCCGCGCCCGGCACGGTCAACAGCAGGTGGGCCGGTTCGCTGGCCGACGCCGACTGCTTCGACCACGCGTTCTTCAGCGTCTCGCCGCGCGAGGCCGTCGCCATCGACCCGCAGCACCGCCTGCTGCTGGAGGAGGCCTGGCACTGCGTCGAGGATTCCGGTCTGCCGCTGCGGCTGCTCCAGTCCGCCCGCACCTCGGTCAGCATCGGGCTGTCCACTCACGACCACCTGCTCCGCTCGGTGGCGAACGACAAGCCGGTGGACGTCTTCGACGGGGTCGGCAACTACGCGAACATGGCGGCGAACCGGATCTCCCACCTGCTGGATCTGGACGGGCCGAGCCGGACCGTGGACACCGCCTGCTCCTCCTCGCTGACCGCGCTCGGCCAGGCACGCGCCGACATCCTGCACGACGATTGCGAGTTCGCCCTGGTCGGCGGCGTGAACCTGATCAACTCGCCGTGGCGCTACCTGGCCTTCACCCAGTCCCGGATGCTCAGCCCGGACGGCCGCTGCTTCACCTTCGACCACCGCGCCAACGGCTACGTGCCCGGTGAGGGCGTCGGCGTGGTGCTGCTGACCAGCGTGGCCACCGCGGAACGGCTCGGCTGCCACGTCTACGGCGTGCTCAAGGCGGTCGCCACCAACCACAACGGACACAACCGCAGCGTCACCGCGCCGAGTGTGGCCGCACAGACCGCCCTGATCCGCCGGGCGCTGCGGACCGCCGGCGTCGACCCGGCCCGGGTCGGCTACGTGGAGGCGCACGGCACCGGCACCAGCCTCGGCGACCCGATCGAGGTGGAGGCGCTGCACCAGGCGTACCGGCCGGGGCCGGGGACGCCGCTGCGGGTCGGCTCGGTGAAGACCAACATCGGGCACGTGGAAGCCGGCTCCGGCCTGGCCGGGCTGATCAAGGTGCTGCTCATGCTGCGCCACCGGACCATCCCGCCGACCCTGAACCGCGAGGTCACCAACCCGGTGATGCAGGGCGCGGCCGAGCACGTCGAGTTCCCGGACAGCGCGCTCGACTGGCCGGCCGACGGCCCGCGGGTCGCGGCGGTCAGCGCCTTCGGGTTCGGCGGCGCCAACTGCCACGCGGTGGTCGAGGAGTACCGGCGGACCGATCCCGGCCCGGCCGCCACGCCACCCGCCGCCCCGGTGTTCACGGTCGCCGCGAGGACCCGGGAGGCGCTGCTGGCCATCCTCGCCGGGTGGGCCGGGCAGCCGCACCCCGCCGAGGAGCTGTGCGCGGCCAGCAATCAGCGGTCGTTGCGGCTCCCCCACCGCTTCGGGGTGCCGGCCGCGGAGCTGCCCGGCGTCCTGGCCCGGGTACGCGCCGGCGAGTCTCCCGGTCCGATCAGCGTCGTGACCTCGGCTCCGGACCTGGTCGTGCTGCTCACCGACACGGTGCCGCCCGGTCACGCCGGCCGCGACGTCACCCCCGAGGTCGCCGCCGCGGTGGCCGGGCGTGACCCGGACCCCGCCCGGCGCCGGCTGCTCGACCGGTTCACCGACGCCCTGGGCTGGCTGGACACCCTGGCCCGGCGCGGGGTCCGGCCCACCGAGATCATCGCGCCCGGCCCGGCCGGCGGCGCTGCCGCGCTGGTGCACAGCGGCGCGGTCCCGCTGCCGGAGGCGATCGAGGCCCTGCTCGGCGACGGCCGGCTGACCACCCGGCAGCCGCCCGGGTGCGGGGTGCGGGCCGGCGCCGAGCGCCTGGCGCCGAACGAGCCGACGGCGGAGTACCTGCGGCGGCTGCTGGACGAGCGTGCCGCCACGGTGGACAGCGTCGCCCCCTACCTCCGGCACGCCGCGATCCTGCTGGACCATCAGCACACGTTCCGGCGGGCTGTCCGGGAATGGGAGAAACTGCTCGCCACCCGGGCCATCGCCATCGATACCGCGATCCGCCGGTTCGACGATCCGGAAATGACATTCTCGGCTGACGAATGGGCGACGATCGCGCTCGTGGTGAATGTCGCCCTGGTCCGCGTCTACGAGGCCTGGGAACTGACTCCCGCGCCGTGGCTGACGCCGGCCACCCACGAATTCGCCGTTCTGGTCAGCCGGGGGCTCATCGATCCGTCCGACGCGGTCGCCGCATTCTTCGGCGAGGCCGATCCGGCCGCGCTGGCCGCCGCCCTCGCCGAGCGTCCGGCGATCCGCTCGGCGCCGCTCGCCGGGCTCCCCGCGCTGCGGTCGGCCACCGCGGCCCGGGCCGCCGGGCGGCCGGTACGCCTCGGCGACGGCGCGGCGGCCGGCCCGGCCGCCGCGCTCGGGTCAGCCGGTCGCCGTGGCGCGCTCGTGGTGCTGCTCGGTGACCCGCCGGCCGGCCTGCCCGCGGGCCTGGACCCGGTCCGGGCCGGCGAGCCGGGCGCCCTGCTGCTGGAGATCTGGCGGCGCGGCGGCGACCCGGACTGGTCGGCGCCGAGGTCGCCCGGCCTGCCCGGCCTGCCGGGATACGCCTTCGACCGCCATCCGCACCGGCACGACGACCCGGCCACGCCGCGGGGTCCCGCCGCCGCGCCGCCGCGCCCGGACCGGCCGGACAGCGCGCCGGCCGAGCTGGAGTCGCTGCTGTGCCGGCTGGTGGCCACGGCGACCAAGTCGGCGCCGGCCCTGATCCGGCCGGACACCCCGTTCGCCGACCTGGGCATCGACTCGCTGATCATCCAGACCCTCAACGCCGAGCTGCGCTCCCGGTTCGGGGACCTCTCGGCCACCCTGTTCTACGAGTGCCCGGACGTGGCGGCGGTGGCAGCCCGGCTCGCGCGGGACTACGACGTCGGGATGCCCGCGCCGGACGCTCCGCCGGCGGCCACCGCGCGACCCGGGCGGAGCCGGCCGGTCGACCCGCCGCCGTCGTCGAGCATCGCGATCATCGGCTTCGACGGGCGCTTCCCCGGTGCGGACAGCGTCGAGGAGTTCTGGGCGAACCTGTGCGACGGCCACGACGCGATCACCGAGATCCCGCCGTCCCGCTGGGATCACGACCGGTACTTCGACCCGCGCCGCGGCGTACCGGAGAAGGTCTACGCGAAGTGGGGTGGCTTCCTGTCCGACGTGGACCGGTTCGACGCCGGCTACTTCGGGGTGGCGCCGGCCGACGCGCTGTTCATGGACCCGCAGGAACGGCTGTTCCTGGAGGCGGTCCGCGGGTGCCTGGAGGTCGGCGGGTACACCCGGGACCGGCTGCGCACGGCGCACCGCAACGAGGTCGGCGTCTTCGCCGGCGCCACGGTCAACAACTACCAGCTGGTCCAGCACGAGTCCGGATCCGGCGCCCCGATCAACTCGCAGACCTACGCGATCGCCAACCGGGTGTCCTACACCTGGGATCTGCGCGGGCCGAGCGTGACGCTGGACAGCGCCTGCTCGTCCGCCCTGCACGCGCTGCACCTGGCCGCCGAGAGCCTGCGCCGCGGCGAGTGCTCGCTGGCCGTCGCCGGTGGGGTCAACCTGTCGCTGCACCCGTCGAAGTACCAGATGCTCGCGCGGTACCAGTTCCTCTCCTCGGACGGCCGCTGCCGGGCGTTCGGTGCCGGCGGTGACGGCTATGTGCCGGCCGAGACGGTGGGCGCGTTCCTGCTCAAGCCGCTGGCCCAGGCGCGGCGGGACGGCGACCGGGTGTACGGGGTGATCCGCGGCAGCGCGCTCACCCACGGCGGGCGGACCACCGGGTTCACCGTCCCCAGCCCGGCCGCGCAGACCGCGGCGATCGACCGGGCGCTGCGGCAGGCCGAGGTCGACCCGGCGACGGTCAGCTACATCGAGGCGCACGGCACCGGCACCCGGCTGGGCGACCCGATCGAGATCGCCGGGCTGCGCGCCGCCTTCGCGCCGCCCGGGCCGGGTGGGCCGCGCCGCGCGATCGGCTCGGTGAAGTCCAACATCGGCCACGGCGAGGCAGCGGCCGGCGTGGCCCAGGTGGCCAAGGTGCTGCTCCAGCTGCAGCACCGCGCCCTGGTGCCGTCGCTGCACGCCGAACGGACCAACCCCGAGATCGACTTCGCCGCCGCCCCGGTGTCCGTGCAGCGCGCCTTCGCCCCCTGGGACCCGGTGGCGATGGGCTTCGGCGACGTCCCGCGCCGCGCCGGCGTGACGTCCATCGGCGCCGGCGGCACCAACGTCCACCTCGTGCTGGAGGAGGCCTGA
- a CDS encoding alpha/beta hydrolase translates to MDRALSWEVVAVEEIDVPVAGGTLRVLSWPADGPVVIAAHGITANALSWAAVARALDGKVHLVAPDLRGRAFSADLPGPYGMSTHADDLIAVAEHFGVRRAPLVGHSMGGFVVAATAAKHPDRVGPVLMVDGGISLGVPAGIDVDVALEAVIGPAMRRLSMTFASAGEYLDYFRQNPALGRYWGPDLEAYILRDFTGSGSSCHLEAIRGDAADMLRNPPPAPFPLLWAPRGLMDEDTGLYRADQLTGVDAELVPDVNHYTILLGPGAEHVAARILTVL, encoded by the coding sequence GTGGACCGCGCACTGAGCTGGGAGGTGGTCGCAGTGGAGGAGATCGACGTACCGGTGGCCGGCGGCACGCTGCGGGTGCTGAGCTGGCCGGCCGACGGGCCGGTGGTGATCGCCGCGCACGGCATCACCGCGAACGCTCTCTCCTGGGCCGCGGTGGCGCGCGCCCTGGACGGCAAGGTGCACCTGGTCGCGCCGGACCTGCGCGGCCGGGCGTTTTCAGCGGATTTGCCGGGACCCTATGGGATGAGCACACACGCCGACGACCTGATCGCTGTCGCCGAGCACTTCGGCGTCCGGCGGGCCCCGCTGGTCGGGCACTCGATGGGCGGGTTCGTGGTGGCCGCGACCGCGGCGAAGCACCCGGACCGGGTCGGGCCGGTGCTGATGGTGGACGGCGGCATCTCGCTGGGCGTGCCGGCCGGCATCGACGTGGACGTGGCCCTGGAGGCGGTGATCGGCCCGGCCATGCGCCGGCTGTCGATGACCTTCGCGTCGGCCGGCGAGTACCTCGACTACTTCCGGCAGAACCCGGCGCTCGGCCGCTACTGGGGCCCGGACCTGGAGGCCTACATCCTGCGCGACTTCACCGGCAGCGGCTCCTCCTGCCACCTGGAGGCGATTCGCGGCGACGCCGCCGACATGCTCCGCAACCCGCCCCCGGCCCCGTTCCCGCTGCTCTGGGCCCCCCGCGGGCTGATGGACGAGGACACCGGCCTCTACCGCGCCGACCAGCTCACCGGCGTCGACGCCGAACTCGTCCCGGACGTCAACCACTACACGATCCTGCTCGGCCCGGGCGCCGAGCACGTCGCCGCCCGCATCCTCACCGTGCTCTGA
- a CDS encoding 3-hydroxybutyrate dehydrogenase gives MTTAHVVDLDLTGRTALVTGAGSGIGRACAERLAAAGAEVLAVDIDERAAKEVAAAIGGRAIGADLADLDAVDALPAAVDVLVNNAGLQVVAPLTEFPPDKFALIQRVMVEAPFRLTRLVLPHMYDRGWGRIVNISSVHGVVASPYKAAYVTAKHGLEGLSKVTALEGAEHGVTANCVNPAFVRTPLVDKQIADQAAVNGIAETEVVEKIMLKRAAIKKLIEPEQVAEFVAYLCSPPASFITGSSIMIDGGWTAH, from the coding sequence ATGACGACGGCACACGTGGTCGACCTCGACCTCACGGGACGCACCGCGCTGGTGACCGGCGCCGGCAGTGGCATCGGGCGCGCCTGCGCCGAACGACTGGCCGCGGCGGGCGCCGAAGTGCTGGCAGTGGACATCGACGAACGGGCGGCGAAGGAGGTGGCCGCGGCGATCGGCGGCCGGGCGATCGGCGCCGACCTCGCCGACCTGGACGCGGTCGACGCGCTCCCGGCCGCGGTCGACGTGCTGGTCAACAACGCCGGCCTGCAGGTGGTGGCGCCGCTGACGGAGTTCCCGCCGGACAAGTTCGCGCTGATCCAGCGGGTGATGGTGGAGGCGCCGTTCCGGCTGACCCGGCTGGTGCTGCCGCACATGTACGACCGTGGCTGGGGCCGGATCGTCAACATCTCCTCGGTGCACGGGGTGGTCGCCTCGCCGTACAAGGCCGCCTACGTCACCGCCAAGCACGGCCTGGAGGGCCTGTCCAAGGTGACCGCGCTGGAGGGCGCCGAGCACGGGGTGACCGCGAACTGCGTGAACCCGGCATTCGTCCGGACCCCGCTGGTCGACAAGCAGATCGCCGACCAGGCCGCGGTGAACGGCATCGCCGAGACCGAGGTGGTCGAGAAGATCATGTTGAAGCGGGCGGCGATCAAGAAGCTGATCGAGCCGGAGCAGGTGGCCGAGTTCGTCGCCTACCTGTGCAGCCCCCCGGCCTCGTTCATCACCGGCTCGTCGATCATGATCGACGGCGGGTGGACCGCGCACTGA
- a CDS encoding substrate-binding domain-containing protein yields the protein MRGLTTTRRTLLGAALTAVVVTASGCGSPQGSAGDDAAIEVGVVYSQSGPLASYGAQYAEGFKAGLAYATDGTGKIGDRTINVTWTDDAGDPVKAVSAAKDLIGKGVKVLAGSTSSGVALQVAPLAAENKVLFVSGPAATDGITGVNKYTFRSGRQSYQDVLTAKAFLGDGKKVTVFAPDSAFGKSNVDAVTKVLGGAGATVTSIAVPASATDFTPFATQIKAAKPDLVFVAWAGTTAGAMWQALDQQGVLAGTKVVTGLDIRASWAGFGAGAAKLNLLAHYFDGAVDNPAYQALKGAVPGGKTDLFHPDGFAAAQMIVHALTASPDDADKMVGALEGYSFDSVKGKLTVRPADHALLQPMFQAKLTGAGDAATATPTGTIDAEAAAPPAAAMKG from the coding sequence ATGAGGGGCTTGACGACAACCCGGCGCACACTCTTGGGCGCCGCGCTGACAGCCGTGGTGGTAACCGCGAGCGGCTGTGGCAGTCCGCAGGGGTCGGCCGGCGACGACGCGGCGATCGAGGTCGGCGTGGTCTACTCCCAGTCCGGGCCGCTGGCCAGCTACGGCGCGCAGTACGCCGAGGGCTTCAAGGCCGGCCTGGCCTACGCGACCGACGGCACCGGCAAGATCGGTGACCGGACGATCAACGTGACCTGGACCGACGACGCCGGCGACCCGGTCAAGGCGGTGTCCGCCGCCAAGGACCTGATCGGCAAGGGCGTCAAGGTGCTCGCCGGCTCGACCAGCTCCGGCGTCGCGCTGCAGGTGGCGCCGCTGGCCGCGGAGAACAAGGTGCTGTTCGTCTCCGGCCCGGCGGCGACCGACGGGATCACCGGGGTGAACAAGTACACGTTCCGGTCCGGCCGGCAGTCGTACCAGGACGTGCTGACCGCCAAGGCGTTCCTCGGCGACGGCAAGAAGGTCACCGTGTTCGCCCCCGACTCGGCGTTCGGCAAGTCGAACGTGGACGCGGTCACCAAGGTGCTCGGCGGCGCCGGCGCGACGGTGACCAGCATCGCGGTGCCGGCCAGCGCCACCGACTTCACCCCGTTCGCCACCCAGATCAAGGCCGCCAAGCCGGACCTGGTCTTCGTCGCCTGGGCCGGCACCACGGCCGGCGCCATGTGGCAGGCGCTCGACCAGCAGGGCGTGCTGGCCGGCACCAAGGTCGTCACCGGCCTGGACATCCGGGCCTCGTGGGCCGGGTTCGGGGCCGGCGCGGCCAAGCTGAACCTGCTCGCCCACTACTTCGACGGCGCCGTGGACAACCCGGCCTACCAGGCGCTCAAGGGCGCCGTGCCGGGCGGCAAGACCGACCTGTTCCACCCGGACGGCTTCGCCGCCGCGCAGATGATCGTGCACGCGCTGACCGCGAGCCCGGACGACGCGGACAAGATGGTCGGCGCGCTGGAGGGCTACAGCTTCGACTCGGTCAAGGGCAAGCTGACCGTCAGGCCCGCGGACCACGCGCTGCTGCAGCCGATGTTCCAGGCCAAGCTGACCGGTGCCGGGGACGCGGCGACCGCCACCCCGACCGGCACGATCGACGCCGAGGCCGCCGCTCCGCCGGCCGCCGCGATGAAGGGCTGA
- a CDS encoding ABC transporter ATP-binding protein translates to MTALAVEGVSWRIGAVPIVDDVTLELAPDEFVALIGPNGAGKTSLFNLISGLRRPSAGRIRLTGDDVTALAPYRRARRGLGRTFQTSAVFGSLTVAENVALAVQARRGGAMRAWRRRADREIATRAAEILAEVHLEHRAGRDAGSLAHGEKRKLEIALLLAGEPRVLLLDEPMAGVSTEDVPTLVEVIRGLTAGTGRSVLMVEHHMDVVLDLADRVAVLHHGALLACDSPDAVMADPFVQEAYLGEGL, encoded by the coding sequence ATGACGGCCCTCGCCGTCGAGGGGGTGTCGTGGCGGATCGGCGCGGTGCCGATCGTCGACGACGTGACGCTGGAGCTGGCACCGGACGAGTTCGTCGCGCTGATCGGACCGAACGGCGCCGGCAAGACGTCGCTGTTCAACCTGATCAGCGGGCTGCGCCGGCCCAGCGCCGGCCGGATCCGGCTCACCGGGGACGACGTGACCGCGCTGGCGCCGTACCGCCGAGCCCGGCGCGGCCTGGGTCGTACCTTTCAGACCTCCGCGGTCTTCGGGTCGCTGACCGTCGCCGAGAACGTCGCGCTCGCCGTGCAGGCGCGCCGGGGCGGCGCGATGCGCGCCTGGCGCCGCCGCGCGGACCGGGAGATCGCCACCCGGGCCGCGGAGATCCTCGCCGAGGTGCACCTCGAGCACCGGGCCGGCCGGGACGCCGGCTCGCTCGCCCACGGCGAGAAACGCAAGCTGGAGATCGCGCTGCTGCTGGCCGGCGAGCCGCGGGTGCTGCTGCTGGACGAGCCGATGGCCGGGGTGAGCACCGAGGACGTGCCCACCCTGGTCGAGGTGATCCGCGGGCTGACCGCCGGCACCGGCCGCAGCGTGCTGATGGTCGAGCACCACATGGACGTGGTGCTCGACCTGGCCGACCGGGTCGCCGTGCTGCACCACGGCGCGCTGCTCGCGTGCGACAGCCCGGACGCCGTGATGGCGGATCCGTTCGTGCAGGAGGCATATCTGGGGGAGGGCCTGTGA
- a CDS encoding ABC transporter ATP-binding protein produces the protein MSTPILRVADLSVRLGGSHILQGVTFEVAPTGVTALLGRNGVGKTTTLRAIVGEVPADGVIEFGGVATKGRPTHKLVREGLAYVPEDRCVFAGLTVAENLRLAERVPDPDYALVHDLFPELEQRAQQRAGTLSGGQQQMVAIARVLLNPNRLLLVDEPTKGLAPAVVTSVATVLGRVAERVPVLLVEQNLAVVRKLATDAVVIETGRVAWRGPATDLLADGDATRSLLGVGRH, from the coding sequence GTGAGCACGCCGATCCTGCGGGTCGCCGACCTCTCGGTACGCCTCGGCGGCTCGCACATCCTGCAGGGCGTCACCTTCGAGGTGGCCCCGACCGGCGTCACCGCCCTGCTCGGGCGCAACGGCGTCGGCAAGACCACCACGCTGCGCGCGATCGTCGGCGAGGTCCCGGCCGACGGCGTCATCGAGTTCGGCGGCGTGGCGACGAAGGGCCGGCCCACCCACAAGCTGGTCCGGGAAGGCCTGGCCTACGTGCCCGAGGACCGCTGCGTCTTCGCCGGCCTGACCGTGGCGGAGAACCTGCGGCTGGCCGAACGGGTCCCGGATCCGGACTACGCCCTGGTGCACGACCTCTTCCCGGAGCTGGAGCAGCGCGCCCAGCAACGGGCCGGCACGCTCTCCGGCGGGCAGCAGCAGATGGTGGCGATCGCCCGGGTGCTGCTCAACCCGAACCGGCTGCTGCTGGTCGACGAGCCCACCAAGGGCCTGGCGCCGGCCGTGGTCACCTCGGTGGCCACCGTGCTCGGCCGGGTCGCCGAGCGGGTGCCGGTGCTGCTGGTCGAACAGAACCTCGCGGTGGTGCGCAAGCTGGCCACCGACGCCGTGGTGATCGAGACCGGCCGGGTCGCCTGGCGCGGCCCGGCCACCGACCTGCTCGCGGACGGCGACGCGACGCGATCCCTGCTCGGCGTCGGGAGGCACTGA
- a CDS encoding branched-chain amino acid ABC transporter permease: MSTVVLLTLTGLGLAALYFLIASGLSLVFGLAGVLNFAHGLFLSVGAYVTWWAEPHLGLPLAVLAGVVAAAATGALVELAMIRPLYTRHTEQVLVTVGLSLAGVALLQSIWGADARVFPSFAFTRNVTTVLGAQVPDDRFLLIGAAVLVLAGLLAFLRFTRYGLVIRAGVENRNMVKALGIDVRNAFTLVFAIGGALAGLAGILGGMYFTSISPGQGGSLLIFAFIVVVIGGLGSVTGSAVAAVVVGVLQQFVNYYGVSGAGDVSVVALLAIVLLLRPAGIAGKAATA; the protein is encoded by the coding sequence TTGTCCACTGTGGTTCTGCTGACCCTGACCGGGCTCGGCCTGGCGGCGCTCTACTTCCTGATCGCCTCCGGCCTGTCCCTGGTCTTCGGCCTGGCCGGGGTGCTCAACTTCGCGCACGGCCTGTTCCTCTCGGTCGGCGCCTACGTCACCTGGTGGGCCGAGCCGCACCTGGGCCTGCCCCTGGCGGTGCTGGCCGGCGTCGTCGCGGCCGCCGCCACCGGCGCGCTGGTCGAGCTGGCGATGATCCGCCCGCTGTACACCCGGCACACCGAACAGGTGCTGGTCACCGTCGGGCTGTCGCTGGCCGGGGTGGCGCTGCTCCAGTCGATCTGGGGCGCCGACGCCCGAGTGTTCCCCAGCTTCGCGTTCACCAGGAACGTCACGACGGTCCTCGGCGCCCAGGTGCCGGACGACCGGTTCCTGCTGATCGGCGCCGCCGTCCTGGTGCTGGCCGGCCTGCTCGCCTTCCTCCGGTTCACCCGGTACGGCCTGGTGATCCGGGCCGGCGTGGAGAACCGGAACATGGTCAAGGCGCTCGGCATCGACGTCCGCAACGCGTTCACCCTGGTCTTCGCGATCGGCGGGGCCCTCGCGGGCCTGGCCGGGATCCTCGGCGGGATGTACTTCACCTCGATCTCCCCGGGCCAGGGCGGCTCGCTGCTGATCTTCGCGTTCATCGTGGTGGTGATCGGCGGCCTCGGCTCGGTCACCGGTTCCGCCGTCGCCGCCGTGGTGGTCGGCGTCCTCCAGCAGTTCGTGAACTACTACGGCGTGTCCGGCGCCGGCGACGTCAGCGTGGTGGCCCTGCTCGCCATCGTGCTGCTGCTGCGCCCGGCCGGGATCGCCGGGAAGGCGGCGACCGCGTGA
- a CDS encoding branched-chain amino acid ABC transporter permease, producing MKRFVPLALLMVAVVLPWSTLNLPGLFDGPLNSPGTLQLLAVCLVFGGLALGYDLLFGRAGLLSFGHALSIASGAYGVDILVSHYGWALWSAVAVTVLAAATLAALLGSVALKTSGIAFSMVTLAFAQVGYILVNRDPGGLTGGEEGLPLKTAGLPGGLVGVVNTVNLYWLALAFLVVTVLVVHAIDRAPLGRTLIGLRDDERRIAVVGLSPYRLKLLAFVVAGALAALGGAVYVLVVGGASPHVASSEFTLALIVMAVLGGAGTRWGAVAGGILYAFLDQRLARLGGQLPGPFGQPLFVLGTLFILAVYFVPGGLAGLRGRFAPVRRALRRPAEVSAS from the coding sequence GTGAAAAGGTTCGTGCCCCTCGCGTTGCTGATGGTGGCGGTGGTGCTGCCGTGGTCGACGCTGAACCTGCCGGGCCTGTTCGACGGCCCGCTCAACTCGCCCGGCACGCTCCAGCTGCTCGCCGTCTGCCTGGTCTTCGGCGGCCTGGCGCTCGGCTACGACCTGCTGTTCGGCCGGGCCGGGCTGCTCTCCTTCGGTCACGCGCTCTCCATCGCCTCCGGCGCCTACGGGGTGGACATCCTGGTCAGCCACTACGGCTGGGCGCTGTGGAGCGCCGTCGCGGTGACCGTGCTGGCCGCCGCGACGCTGGCCGCGCTGCTCGGCTCGGTGGCGCTGAAGACCTCCGGGATCGCGTTCTCCATGGTCACCCTGGCCTTCGCGCAGGTCGGCTACATCCTGGTGAACCGGGACCCGGGCGGGCTGACCGGCGGTGAGGAGGGGCTGCCGCTGAAGACCGCGGGACTGCCCGGCGGCCTGGTCGGCGTGGTGAACACGGTCAACCTGTACTGGCTGGCACTGGCGTTCCTGGTGGTCACCGTGCTGGTGGTGCACGCCATCGACCGGGCGCCGCTGGGCCGGACCCTGATCGGGCTGCGCGACGACGAGCGGCGGATCGCGGTGGTCGGGCTGTCGCCGTACCGGTTGAAGCTGCTCGCCTTCGTCGTGGCCGGCGCGCTGGCCGCGCTCGGCGGCGCGGTCTACGTCCTGGTGGTCGGTGGCGCCTCGCCGCACGTGGCGTCCTCCGAGTTCACCCTGGCGCTGATCGTGATGGCGGTGCTCGGCGGCGCCGGCACTCGGTGGGGCGCGGTGGCCGGCGGCATCCTCTACGCGTTCCTGGACCAGCGGCTGGCCCGGCTCGGCGGGCAGCTGCCCGGCCCGTTCGGGCAGCCGCTCTTCGTCCTCGGCACGCTGTTCATCCTGGCCGTCTACTTCGTCCCGGGCGGGCTGGCCGGGCTGCGCGGCCGGTTCGCCCCGGTCCGCCGGGCGCTGCGCCGACCGGCCGAGGTGAGCGCCTCGTAG